AGGGCTGTACATAACTCTCTCTTCACAGGGTGTCAGTAGAGCTTCATATTAAAGCTCGGATCCATAGAAAAGGCAAATGCCTCCTATAAAAAAGCTAACAGCTGTAAATCATAGCCAGTTGGTATCGTCTTTCAGATTTAGTTCATATGTGATGATTGATTCATCGCTTCAACCTCTATTGGAATTGCTTAAGTGTATTACAAAAATCATCAGCACTAAAGAATGTATTTTGTAATAGTCTCAAATGTTATCACCCACATGTTGATATGATTTCAGTATTGTTGTGGCATACAGCCATACCCACTTGGATTGTGATCCTGCCAGATCTCAGATGATATGTACAGAGGAAAAGAGGGGACCCCCAAAATAAGACTAGGGGGCACTATCTCAAGGTTGGAGCTGTGGTCCTTTGGCTGGGTCATTAAACTGAGGTGCTGTCTGGACAACCTTGTAGAACATTAAAGATGTCAGTGTTCTGGAGCTCTGCCCACATTCCATTCAGatattcaatacaatacaaatgcagGCATTGCATCTCTGTGGGTCCACCCTAATAAATGTAgctagttttattatttgtattattaatgcaCCGTATTTATCTCACacaatttacagtatttaaacaagAAAACATGCATATATACCAATTCATTATTAAGGGAAggtggttacattttaaaacaacccTATTTTTCATCAGAATTGACCTGGTAAATATAAATATCTAGATCCCTCCTCCCCATTCATCTCCCCCTGCATTACCCAACTCATTGGACTTGAATGTTTCATCAAAAAGCTGACCTCACTCTTACTAACGTACAATTACCAACAAAAGATGAGCTAGCTGGGGAATTTTCACCCGAATCTGATCtaatcttcatttatttatttaattcatgtTCTGCATTATTCATATTATCGCTTCCCTTACTTACGCACATCCCTGGCTATTTCAAAGAAACCCTGCAAGATCTTCAAATTATTCAGTGAAGTTTCCCTGAATAGCTGCAGGAATGTGCTGCTTCAGGAAAGCCTTGCACAATCTCTGCTCTGCAGAATCAGACCAGTGTTGAAAGCCAGCTGGACAGAATGCTTGGCCAGAGCTGCAGCCCAGTCCCAGCTATCAGATTATTCATCTTAAACCAAGTGTATTGACCAGCCAGGAAACATGCTGGTGATTCATCTGTGTGAAACCGGCGTCACTGTGGAGGCACAAGTTATGAGCAGAGATAATGATAAGATATACTATTTTCAAGATAAAAGGAGTCAAACgcaaagaaaacaaatgccaaCAGACAGTCGGCAAGCTTCAACGTCCAGTGCCCAGTGCCCACTATTTCATGTTTGATGTGAACAGCATGGAAGAGTCTGGCGCAGCTCTGGTGTCTGATTGTGGATCAGGTTCTCTGGAATGATGGGATTGTTTCCAACCATGTTTCTACACATGGTTATACCACAGTCCTAACTCCTACATTGTACTGTGTAATAACTGATCAGTAAAAATCACAAAGGAAGCTAACCAGTCACTGTCCTAACTTCAACCAGTCTATCAATTACTGCTTCTCAAGATCCTTCAGTGTAATGCAATAGAATCAGTTCACAGCTCCGTTGACATTACATTGAGAACAAAGCTGAAAGTACCTGCAGTGCATGGGAGATTTATAGTTGTTATAAGGTGACCACAGAATAATCCAGCAAACATATATCTTCTGCCTCGGCTGTAAATGCTAAATTTGAGATTTCAGATTTCAATGAAAAATTCTACAAGCATGTAGGAATGTAAGAGTACAGACATTTGGACAGAAAGACAGGTTCCTCTATAATACATCTCCAGATTCTTACCTCTCAATAACTTGTTTTAAAGAATGTTGCAACCAAGCTTTTATCAGACTTagataagtggttctctagatacaagtaaaaatgtaagtgtgatgtaCTCATATGAATGCCCTTCTACCCACAGATTCTGATAATCTCAATAATTTGTGCTAATGAGTGTTTCATCACAAATGGataagtgatatatatatatatatatatatatatatatatatatatatatatatatatatatatatatatatatatatatatatatatatatatatatataatcacttaTGACATAATGTGTGGCATATGGAAGTAAGGCACCTACGCTGGATGGATAACCCATATGTCTTATTGCACAAACACTGCAGTTATTGCATTGCCAGACTCATTAACTCTATTACCCCACAGAGGCTTCCTCCTTGCTGTGTGGTATAAGGTTTTCATGATCCAATGTTCACAACCGCTTAGCTGCATTAACGGGCGCCTCAACAGTATTTATGAACCTGTTTATATTTATTAACAGGGTGAAATAATGTGGTAGAAATGCTTTTTATGCATGAGAACATGGACGGGCTTTGGAGATTGTGTTTGTAATTTCCATTCAAAATTGTCCTGTAGGATAGTCACAGAAAGTTGTGGTTAAAAGTTAAGTGTGTGAGAGAAAGGCAACTGGACAGTTCATGCTCATATCCCCCTGCACGGTTATTCATGCCATGTGGTGGCTAATTGCACACAGCACGAACGCAGCTCCTATTGTTTTCTTGCTCTTCTCTCTATGAAGATTTTACTACAGACCTCTAAATGCAGTGTATATAAAGATTGCAGAGTTGCTGTTCAACACCTTCCATGCTGTTTTTTCTTCATGtagagattttaattgcacataCTATATATCTTTTTACAGTGTTgacaacaaaatcaaaataaaaaacaaaaacgaactTCAAActcctttttacatttttaatgaaaaaattcTATAGAAAATACTTTTTATATCTTCATACTTTCATAGTACATAATTGTAtatacataatttaaactgaaCATCAATGTAAAATCATAAAACAATCTACATATTGTATAACAATGcattgactttttattttattacatttttataaaaaaatggaTACTAAGGCAGCCATTTTTTACATTAACTACTacaataaaattaaacaatattCATGAAAGATAATATACAGTGTAAGtggtcatataaaaaaaaatagtggtaACATTTTCATGGTATGATTTAATGGGAGCACCAATGTTATTGATTTTACTCCACAAAATCAATAAGTCTTCATGAATATTAAAAGGTATTACAGATACATATAAAATTGCAGTAttgtatttacagttttaaatacgCCTTCCCATTTCCTAATCCCCAACCCACACATTAAAAATAACTTAATTGCAGGGGATTAAGGCTATGCTTATGAAAAAGTGTAACAGTTTGCAGTAGTGTTACTCCGTTTTGCTTTAGTGTCTTATTAACTAGTAGTGGGGTGCATCATTGCTGGGATCTACACACCCCAATGATGAGTGCTTTATCTATTAAAGGCTAGGAATGCACTCAGTGTTACACTGGAGGCTAACCAAGCTTCTAAGAGTTCTTCTGGTGAATCTTCATTGTAATAGTTTTGACTTCAGAGTACTCCCTCAATCCGTATTCACCCCTGTAAACAAAGGACATGTTTAGCTTTATATTTCTTGGTGATAGTAACGTTCAACAGCTCTGAATAGGTCTTTGATTCAAGTAGGGTTATTATTCACAGTGGACAGATGTTTCCAGAGAGAATTTTAACGGGAAAGTCAAAGACGAATTTCAGGTGAGATGAGCTAGAGTCGTTACTGTTCTATGGGCGTCAACAAGTGTCACAGTGCGGCCATTCTCAGCACTGGACAGTCATTATAGGTCACCATTGAAAGCTAGaagcagcaactacacttctaatgtagatctcgcactcagaatgtcaatgacagagaattctaaatatttaaacagaatctacataaacacattcaatatgttaatatcaGCATTTCACTTGTTTTGTATTTCAATTGAATGACTTacaatatgtttctaagtgtccAGTGGCTACCTCTGATCAAGTCGAGAGTGTACTTCCTCTTGCACTCTTTTTATGACAgacctgacacagcaaagagtgcatGAAAAACACCCTCTGAACTTGATTAAAGGTAGCCAGCGAACCCATCTAAACATACACTAGGAAACACAAGCAATCCAGGTGTAGGAGCTGTCTAATAGCTCTGCCATTCTCCGCTGTCTCTACCAGTGAGCATTGCAGTACATAAACAGAGGAAACATTACAACAGTTTGCTGAATTCTGAACATGTACTTCAAGCAGTAGTGTGTTGACTGTAGAGATCAATGTACAATATGTACAGCTTGAATAATGTGGGGTTTCCTTTGAATTTACTAACGACTTCTAAATAAATTCATAGATTACTATCACGTTAGAAAGAGCGTTGTCTACTGTCGGACTAACAGTCGAAAttgattttctttatatatatatatatatatatatatatatatatatatatatatatatatatatatatatatatatataaagtaggaGGATATAACTTAGCTGAATAAGCCAAAAGCTTGTGATGGTGATACTTACATTTCTCTTCCATTTCCAGACATTTTGAATCCTCCAAACGGGCTCTGTACATTCAGTGCATTGTAACAGTTTATCCTACAGAATACGCAATGACACATGTTATTCTTCCGTGTTGACAAACTTTTTACACTCAAAATATGATAAAAGAACATAAAAAGAGTAAGAACagtttaaaattgaaaaaaataaatatagcttagcagtaaaaaaaaaatccctcaaatgttcttatgttttaggTAACATCTGCTTTCTACAATACAATAGAACCTGCCGCATCCCATTTAactggttccaggggtccattggatatgtgaaaaTATTATATCTCAATTGTTATACTtgattgtagttgctttattaatgttgggacattataaattaacaaattgaggtacagcagtgtgtctaaaacacaactgtacagtactataatatatatattatactttacaaagaaaataagtaaaaaattACTGCAGAAAAGTgcagaattaaaaacaaagtactgtaatacagtatttggcaatttacaaaacagcattccaaaacaGTTCTTACCATACATGCCAAAGTAATCTGACagcttagttttagttttttttgtttgcaccgAAAGTGTGTTAACCTGAGATAGGGATGTCAGTGATGTTGTGAAAAAATATTGCAATTATATTAAAGTCTTGCTTTCTTGCTCTGTTTTATGTGAACTTAGTGACAGCTGGCATGTAAAAGGTGAAACTGCATTCCCAGACACACCGTCTTTTCAACTGCCTGCGAGTCTGCAGCAATGCCCCTCTCGTCTTTTCTAGCGCCTCGTTTTTATATGCAACTGAATTTATTCTGTCATGcttaagagctgaatttactgtttcaGACCcatataaaatgtgcattgatcagtttccatcagtaccgttCAATTGGTCccagcatgtgtaaatgacacatgccagaagtccatcggttaatagaggggattgtatcttacaggaGGGGATATGACAGTTTCtacttaagcgatagtgcccgacGATGAAGGCTCaactgtgtggtagttgaccgTGACTGGAGTTATGTGTCATGgtcagtgcaaagtattgattggctggttttggtggttaataaaatcaatttggaccaattgtgtgttagtatttgctgtccaattgaactgagctttcattaaggcaaatcaaaatgaaaaagctagCAGTTGCGCACATTGATTTTGAGTTTGATGTGATgttccagtgggcatctactgtctgatagaagcctgctagttagaagctgattggctgatagtACTGAATTATTTTCTAATGTATACTGAAGTAGAAGCTCTGAGTAATCTTACCATACTGTCCCAGCATGCATCGCTGCAGAGACCGTCATGGCCTTGTTTATATCCCTGGTGAAGACTGCCGCTACAAGGCCATACTCAGTGCTATTGGCCCTCTCAATGGCTTCATCCATGGTCTTGAACTTCAATATTTGCTGAACAGGTCCAAAAATCTGCAAGGGTAATGGTCAATTATGACACAGTTAAACCAATCTACTTGTAAAAATACTGCACAAACTAAGGAAACAGCAAAGACCCATACCAAGAAATGAACGTGCCCTTAATCAAATGGAACCTATCACAAGATTACTGTGCTATACCATGTTAAGTTCATAGCAAAGgattgtaaaatataattaaaacagacaTGTCCAGGTCAGCTGCTTTGAGGTGTAACGCATCATACCTCTTCCTTAGCAATTCGCATCTCGTCTTTGACATTGGAGAACACTGTAGGTTCGATGTAGAATCCTTTTCTGCCCAAGGCTTTGCCGCCGCATTCAAGTTTGGCTCCTTCACTGATCCCACTCTGTATGAGTGCCAGGATCTTGCTGTACTGCTCTTTATcaatctaaacaaaaataatatattaaaaaaaagatttagtcaGTCAGCTTAAAAGTACAAATTCTTTAAGCAACAGAAAATGAGAATAACAAATTGAAAGCCTGCCAGGGCTACAGTCGAGAATGCTATGAGACTGCACGCACGCCACGTCCACAATGTTGGCTCTTGCTGTTCTATCTTCATTCTTGATGGCTGTTACAGAGCAGCTCTTGTCTAAGCACCAGAAAGAGTATTCTATGTGCAATAAGCATAAAGGCAGTATCTTACTGTACTtattaactgatttttttttgttttacctgtgGTCCTTGCTCAGTGGTGGGATCAAAGGGGTTCCCTACTATTCTCCTCTTCGCTCGCTCCACACTCTTCCGGACAAACTCATCATAAATGGATTCCTCCACGAAAACCCGGGATCCAGCAGTGCAGCACTGTCCTTGGTTGAAAAACACTCCTTGGTGGGCTTGCTCAACCGCATAATCCACTGCAAAGAGGGAATCGCAGGGGAGTGTATTGTTAGAAGGGCCAGTGTTTACTGCAGTTGAAAACCAATTGGGCACCACGCAAAACCGTGGAGTTAAAGAGGACTTAATTGCTGAATGAAGCACATGCTGTACAGGACATAATACTTGACCAGTTCTAAAGCAAATCCAAATTTGTTAGAGATTACTAGAATATGTTTTGACTATTATATGATGTCAGTAATTACTAATAGTTGAATAATACACTAGTTTCACATCATGACCAAATAGTCTATTTATGTATAATATTGCAATTAGCAGTAAGCATAACATCTTACAGTTTTACATGGTTAATTAAACTGGGCACTGCTGTCCTACTGACTTAACAAGTTCTTGCGATTCTCCTGATAAAGTGTTGACTGCTCAGTGTTGTTTATAACACCTGCTGAGTGCTATCTAGAACGTGTCCGCAGTGTGACCGAAGAAAGATTATCAGTAACCACTAAAGATATAGACCAACCGTGGCTGAGTTCACTGTCGTTCAGTTTAGAAAGTAGGAGACCTGGATGAATTTGATGACCATTGATGACTGACGgcttttaaatgtgtatattaatGTGCAATTGCAAAGAGCAACTATAAGATGTGGGtcttttttatattatacaaGATATATGAGGCAacttttattatttcaaataaaaagactCACATTGCTAAATGATTTGTTATGTAAAGATTATTTGCATATACAATGTCAGATCCTCTATAAACTGTAAGCTAGACAGAGCATACAGTTTCATTTCACCTTCTCTGGACATGATGTCATATTAAAATAATTGCTCGCAAAAACTGTAACGAGTCCACAGTGCTCAGTTAAACacaaatattatttgttttctttttacacattGTTTAAGGAAAACAAAAAGGCTCTGAGACTTACAATCTGCATCTGCAAAAATAATGTTGGGGCTCTTCCCTCCCAGCTCCAGCGTTACTCTCTTCAAATTACTCCTTCCAGCTGCTTCTTGGATCAGTTTTCCAACCTTGGAGGAAATGGAGAAACATTTTACACACAACGCAGTCATGCAGTTAACTCCAACGCTCAGCTCTGTAAATCAGTGGGATATGCCCATTAAATAGCTTAGCAGGTTGTGCAGCTTGAGACAAGGGTAACTTAAGGAGGCTCACCGAAATGGGAGACCCAACATCCGCAATATCAATTAAACACCAAAAAGGAGATGCTGATGATGCTATCGGAGGAACATGTAATCAAGGTATTGACTCTTAAACTCTAGGGCAGAGCTGGaacagggtctgtgtgttattgGAGTCCTTCCCAACTTCAGTACTACGGCTTGGCTGAATAACTGGTTGGAATGCGGGCAAGGCATTGCAAGACTCCCATCCTGGCTTATCTTCTTAGGtgtcttttattttgtttcaaaggATTTCCGCCAAGTGTTTCTGTCACATGGGTAGCCAAATACAGCACACCTGCTATTTGTACAGGATTTATAATGACTAAAACTCAAGACTTTACTCCATTCTTTTTCTTAACAAGtgtgctgagttttttttttttttaattggtttatcTTACGCTAACTGAAATCTGACCCGAAAACACATGCATGTTGAGGTTCTTTGCTGAATTGAAGACACACAATTGTTCACAGTTGCTTCTAGAACAAAAGCTTAACGACTTATTAACACTGACAGAAAGAGAGCTACAAACACTCATTACTTATGCGACTAGCCCTGTAGTAAGGACTGGACAACTATCTTCCTAAATAAGTTGCAAGTCTGCATTAATCTCACTTCGGAAATGAAAAGAGAAGCCTGCTGAGTAAATTAGGACGAGTGGTACTACAGCTGTTAGGCCGAAAACATTTGTTTGGCATGAATCATTCCCAGCTCTCCTGTAGTTTGCTTTGATGGTCTTTCTTGTATCTAGTTGAGTAATGATTAGTTCATggtatgttaatgtaacaaaaataaagaaaacaatttgccACCTGATCTATGGTCTGGCGTGTTTGGCTTTACTGGAGGGTGTTTAGAAGCAATATAGTGTGCTGTCTACCAATATGCAACCAGTGCCACGGCTCCTAAAATAAAAGGAGGATAGTCCCTTTTTCCATAAACAAAAGCTTTGTGACTCACTGTCTGTATATTTCAAAGCTCCGGTGCTACAGCTGCTTTATTCCTTAATTGACTCCAGATTAAGAACtgagaggaacaaaaaaaaaaaaggtattttttaggGAAAAGTTTTCTAACCGCTTATGATAAAACGAAAGTCTTATATTTGCAAGTGGCATGAGAAGCAGCCATAAAAGAATCAACATGAACTGCCTTCCTTGGCATCTGATCAAATCTGGTTTTCATTGAGTTTTGTCTTCACATTGTTTCTGTGTCAGGCTACATTGCAAATGGATTTTTTTGCTCTTAACTCTAAACATCAATCTCAATCATGTctaaactgaataaaaatacaagatCTTCCAGAGAGGACCTAGTCTGTCCTTCCATGCAATGCCTGTACCAAAAGCTAGGAGTGTTTTAGAGGTTTCATTTTGATGATCAAACACTGTTTGTATGAAACCAATTTTTGAATATTTAGCAAAATAGATTAGGATtacttttaatttttcttttttttaacagtttaaaaatagGTTCATAAATATTAACTAACTATGAAATGAACAACATATGTGAACATGTTAATGAACTCAAAAAAGGTCAGTTTAGtctgaaactccacataacttttttttaattaacaaactgGACCCTGGTGTGCTTTTGAATGCCACTTAATCCACAATGTTCCTTTTATTCAAAAGCTGAATAAGCAAGCTGCTCTTTCTATATATACAGGTATCTATAAATTAAAACTTCTAAATTAAAACTTCTGAATAGCTGTCTTTAAGACGTTATTGCCCATAGCTAACAATGGGTAAAAGCCAATTGAATACAGTCACTGCTTTTGGCCAGACAATTCTGAGATTTATGGGCTTTAATAATTATACTGAGCACGTTTCACCAGGACAAACTGTCCAGCCCTATTGTTTAGAATACtgatttacaaaaagaaaaaaggtaattCGAGTTCACTTGAATGTGTTTCCTATAATGGGCGCTCACGAGACATGGCAACATGATTTCTGGTGAGCGCTTCAGGCACTTGGTGCTGTTTGACCTTAGTGTTTGGCTGGTTCAggttttttattaactttttcaaTGTAAAAATTAATCTTTTTAATTATGACTGGGGGCTGACAAGCACTGCCCTGGCAGGGAGATAAGCCTAGCTTTGATACAAGCACAGGAGAGAGTAAACAGATTTTGATACTAACAACTGTTCGGAAACAGACATGTTAAGGGGTTATCATCCTGGGGCGGCTGGGTTATAATTTGGATTTGCCGCTTGTGCCTGGATTACTGCTATTTTGTTGCAGGAAATCCAAAAGCACCAGGAAGCAGTTTACAATCactttacagtaaaaacaaactgtctgCTTTTGTTTAACCTGATGAAAGGCTGCCTCTAGCTTGACCCCCTCTCggtacagctttttttttatttttcttgtaagtAAGCAATATGCAAATACAGCCCTCACAATAAAAGGTTTGCCTTCATGTTCATTGTTTAAGTAAGGCTTATTAACTGCAGTACAGTttaagacagacacacagataaatgttgcttttttaagATGGATCGGAAACTCTTAATTTTCTTTTGCAAGGCAGTGCAAGATTCTCAACATAACAAGAGCTGGAAAGAGGCACTATGGCACTGCAGTTGTGCATTTGTTGCTACATAGTTGGAACTAATAGCCAGACTCAATGCTTTAATGCCGAGCACACACGCAGGCTGTCAGAGAAGCTACAGTATAGCTGAACAGCTCAATCGACCTGtttctgttttgtagttttaactCTTTGGTTCTGCTGCGATGACAAATGAGAGCTTTCCCCTTAGCTGCCTCTCTTAGCTTTTCATTGCACATGATGTATGAATGACATCAGCCTACCTGGGACCTTTGTTCCTTCTGTTACCGTCAGATGAAAAGAACCCCATACAGTAAAGAAATATTTCTTGcaggtatctttttttttaatcacctcAGTTGATCCTGTGAAAGCAACTTTGTCTATGCCCATGTGAAAGGCTATAGCAGCCCCTGCAGTTGGCCCATATCCTGGCAAAATGTTGACAACTCCCGGTGGAAACCCAGCCTGTCAAAACAATATCAGAGGAAACAAGGTTTAGAGAAAAGTGCCAAACCAAACCAAGGTGGAATTAATACCGACTTGGTCAGATTCCTCCTGCAATGGAGATGAACTGAAATGaataacaatataaaaaacaaaaaacggggTTACCTCTTTGATGAGGGCCCCCATGTAGAGACTGCTGAGTGGTGTTTGTTCAGCGGGTTTGATGACCACCGTGTTTCCACAGCACAGCGCCGGGGCGATCTTCCAGGCCATCATCAGCAATGGGAAGTTCCACTGTGGAAAGGAAAGGAAAAGGGTTGGCAGGGGTACACTGACTTTTCACTTGCACACCATTCGCTCCATGAACTGAACTACACTCTTTCAATACTAATGCAATTGACAATAAGCTATTTAAATTGCAGGCACGCCCCCTGGTAATACTTCTTAAGCATATTCTTACTGCACTACTGGTTTAAAACAACAGAAAGTTAAACAGAGCGTAAGGTGaatctttaaaatctttaagCAGGGTAACAGAGTGATAATTCCTTTGTCAAAATGAACACCGCGGCTATCACGCTTCGCAAATACAGGGACTTGAGAAACATCAGCAGCTTCATTCCAAAACAAAGCTCTAACCACACGGAAACATGCCCAAATCTCCAGTGAACTTGCTCCGTGAGGAACAAAAAAGGGAGCTGATTTTCtttctccttaaaaaaaaatgcagctgtgaGGGCAAAGTTGAATGTATCTTCAAAAGAGGAGCtgatttgaataaaaataaacagcgaGTGCTCTGAGATACTCACGGGGATGATCTGTCCACAGACTCCGATGGGTTCATGTTTTGTGAATGTAAAATAATCCCCATCTGTAAGA
The DNA window shown above is from Acipenser ruthenus chromosome 24, fAciRut3.2 maternal haplotype, whole genome shotgun sequence and carries:
- the LOC117429112 gene encoding retinal dehydrogenase 2 → MTSSKIELPGEVKSDPAALMASLQLIPSPVPDLEIKYTKIFINNEWQTSVSGKTFPVYNPSNGEKICHVQEAEKADTDKAVQAARLAFTLGSVWRRMDASERGRLLDKLADLVERDRTILATLESVNGGKPFLQAFYVDLQGVIKTLRYFAGWADKIHGMTIPVDGDYFTFTKHEPIGVCGQIIPWNFPLLMMAWKIAPALCCGNTVVIKPAEQTPLSSLYMGALIKEAGFPPGVVNILPGYGPTAGAAIAFHMGIDKVAFTGSTEVGKLIQEAAGRSNLKRVTLELGGKSPNIIFADADLDYAVEQAHQGVFFNQGQCCTAGSRVFVEESIYDEFVRKSVERAKRRIVGNPFDPTTEQGPQIDKEQYSKILALIQSGISEGAKLECGGKALGRKGFYIEPTVFSNVKDEMRIAKEEIFGPVQQILKFKTMDEAIERANSTEYGLVAAVFTRDINKAMTVSAAMHAGTVWINCYNALNVQSPFGGFKMSGNGREMGEYGLREYSEVKTITMKIHQKNS